A DNA window from Centropristis striata isolate RG_2023a ecotype Rhode Island chromosome 10, C.striata_1.0, whole genome shotgun sequence contains the following coding sequences:
- the fhl2a gene encoding four and a half LIM domains protein 2a codes for MTERYDCHYCKESLFGKKYVLREENPYCVKCYESLYSNTCEECKKPIGCNTRDLSYKDRHWHEECFMCFQCKRSLVDKPFSTKDEKLLCTECYSNEYSSKCHQCKKTIMPGSRKMEHKGNSWHETCFTCQRCQQPIGTKSFIPKDNHNFCVPCYEKQFAMQCVHCKKPITTGGVTYREQPWHKDCFLCTSCKQQLSGQKFTSRDDFAYCLNCFCNLYAKKCASCTTPISGLGGSKYISFEERQWHNDCFNCKKCSVSLVGRGFLTERDDILCPECGKDI; via the exons ATGACCGAGCGCTACGACTGCCACTACTGCAAGGAGTCCCTGTTTGGGAAGAAGTATGTCCTGAGAGAGGAGAATCCCTACTGTGTGAAATGTTACGAGAGCCTGTACTCCAACACCTGCGAGGAGTGCAAGAAGCCCATTGGCTGCAACACCAGG GATCTGTCATACAAGGACCGTCACTGGCATGAGGAGTGTTTCATGTGCTTCCAGTGCAAGCGCTCGCTGGTGGACAAGCCCTTCTCCACCAAGGATGAAAAGCTGCTCTGCACTGAGTGTTACTCCAATGAGTATTCATCCAAGTGCCATCAGTGCAAGAAAACCATCATGCCAG GCTCCAGGAAGATGGAGCACAAGGGGAACAGCTGGCATGAAACCTGTTTCACTTGCCAGAGATGCCAGCAGCCCATTGGCACCAAGAGCTTCATCCCAAAGGACAACCATAACTTCTGCGTGCCCTGCTATGAGAAGCAGTTTGCCATGCAGTGTGTGCACTGCAAGAAG CCCATCACCACTGGTGGGGTGACCTACCGTGAGCAGCCCTGGCACAAGGACTGCTTCCTGTGCACTAGCTGCAAGCAGCAGCTGTCTGGCCAGAAGTTTACCTCTAGAGATGACTTTGCCTATTGTCTCAACTGCTTCTGCAACCTTTATGCCAAGAAGTGTGCCTCCTGCACCACCCCAATCAGCG GCCTTGGAGGCAGCAAGTACATTTCTTTTGAGGAGCGCCAGTGGCACAATGACTGCTTCAACTGTAAGAAGTGCTCTGTGTCCCTGGTCGGCCGTGGCTTCCTCACTGAACGTGATGATATCCTGTGCCCAGAGTGCGGCAAGGACATCTAA
- the c10h2orf49 gene encoding ashwin: MATSTGQDGKAVCTSDADLLLHPELLSQEFMHLILNEKHVSTRGSESRDRLTELYLRHVMPLPQRTLPSSRWGKRMEKTRARLTPAGHSSSNDHNRKRPLIVFDGSSSHSGPLKAKKPEGSTMSPGITDRLKPPPAANLSNPIRKLPGNASSSSSSSIHCSTDAANLKREANNSGAMKSPEVKKKIQHVTWP; this comes from the exons ATGGCGACTTCCACAGGACAAGATGGAAAGGCTGTCTGTACCTCGGATGCTGATCTATTACTGCACCCTGAGCTGCTGTCTCAGGAGTTTATGCATCTAATTTTAAACGAG AAACATGTCAGTACCAGAGGCAGTGAGAGTCGGGACCGGCTCACGGAGCTTTACCTCCGGCATGTCATGCCGCTACCGCAGAGGACTTTACCGAGCAGCCGCTGGGGAAAGAGGATGGAGAAGACCCGAGCGAGGCTCACTCCGGCCGGCCACAG tTCCAGTAACGACCACAATAGGAAAAGGCCTCTGATTGTGTTTGATGGCAGTTCCTCTCACTCTGGCCCACTAAAAGCAAAGAAACCAGAGGGAAGCACCATGTCACCAGGAATCACCGACAGGTTAAAACCTCCTCCCGCTGCAAACCTGTCCAACCCCATCCGCAAGCTACCTGGAAAcgcatcttcttcttcttcctcatcaATTCATTGCAGCACTGACGCAGCAAACCTCAAACGAGAAGCGAACAACTCG GGTGCCATGAAGTCTCCAGAGGTAAAGAAAAAGATCCAGCATGTGACATGGCCCTAA